In the Salvia splendens isolate huo1 chromosome 16, SspV2, whole genome shotgun sequence genome, GCTTCGatgtcgagcccgagctggaccgcacaccgccggcccacctttcctcttCCCATACGAGctcccaaacatcggcatatttgaattgtttgtcggtgtcttcgaagtagacccgcaaagtCGACCTCAGAAAGTCGGCTttcgtggctccgctttggtactgTGCCGCTTCATTCTTTTAGATGGTTCAGAATcatttgacctctctgtcgactcggtcaaagtgagtgcggagcatcttatatgtgcggcggcgggtctttttcggcttaatctcgtggtaggcctcggtgaccttttcccagaagcactttcgggattgttgattcccgacgatgggatcgtattAGACGCTGATCCAgacgttgtacaccgccagcgtttctttggggccgtacggatgccggcctagatccttcTCCTCCGCGTCCGCCTCCGTCCTGGagcctcccccgcctcggcctcctcccccaCCTCGGcgttcttccggagtgggttgaaccggttaatcctcccgaatctgggataatccctgcgaataccgcggggcggggGGACGGACGTATGgatcaacatcaaaattgggtgaTTGGTACCCccagcgtcgacgaaccggagccacccaatgtgttgtacatgctccccagtcgccgaacgcgccggagccgccacctccggagtttccgtcgccggacattttgtgatgagatgttagatgaaaattggagaggaaatgaagatgaattgggaagaatagatgtgtagttgtgtgtgaaatgaggatgaaataggaatatttatagagtaaaaaatttaaaaaaaatttaaaaaggaaaaacgaCTCTATTAACGAAATATTACcgtttaatatttatttatttatttattatttatttaatccgattttttttaaaaaatgaattattgcatcagcgtgacgatgcccacttgccggacggcgagtgggcgtcacacatggcctgggagcgcgccacgtcgcctcggcgcgtgccGAGCCGTCCCGCGTTTCGTCGCGGCGGGACGGGTTGCGTGACGGGCTGGTGATgggacgagacgctgcaacgTATCCCGCCCCGGTTCCGTCACTGCGGAATGAAACACGGGCCACCCGCTTGACGCGTTGCTGGTGGCCTTAATATCTTGttccacatcgacttggtaacgatcctaattcacctataaacgtatggataaccctcccccttataaggccttttaagggttgagtggctcatttctaatacATATTCTTGTCCTTATGATTAAACAAATTCACCACGATATAAAATCGAAATAACGTCTTGAAACTACTAACAAACGACAAAATTCAGACAAACGCTAACATCACCCAATAATAGTATACTGTATTACATATCGATCATGTAGATAGATCCAAAATATTACTCTTTTTGTCCCGCTGCAACTGATCAACTTATGCTTTCTACCATGGGATTTTAAAAAGTGATATTTATTAAGTTTAATGAAGAGAATATAAGATAAAAGTGAAAAAATGTAAGAGagaatacattttttttattattaaaaggGAAATCAATCATTTAAATTGCGACAatccaaaataaattaaaaggttGATCATATAATATGAGATAGAGAAAatatcaaactatataaaaatagtaaaaccATCAATGTAATCCTAAATATTTGAACATTCTTAATcttcaaaagaaacaataaaaaCGTTGATAATCTTCTATTACAAATACAAggttcttttttattttcatggATATATTCTAAAAAGAAATTAGGATGTAACAAGAGTGTCCATTATAGGAGCGGCGCGCAGGCCGCCCACTTCCCGCCGCCGCGCCTTGCTATAGTGTGGAGGTCCGAGGCGGACGAAATTTCCGGGGCGGAAGGTCCTCCGGCGTTTTTTGTGCGAGGACGCGCCTGTGCCCTTTTGCCGCGCCGATAGTGCACAGGCGAttggcgcgccggccgcccccttCCAAATTTTTTTTCCGAAAATTATACCTATCAATACCACTCATCCACCCCCCATTTTACACCCTTTTCACACACTATTcattcattcactatctacactttcactctctaaaaatgcacggtggacaTGACGACTCACACAGCTCGGACGAATCGAgatatggcggcaatccttcccagccgtcgggatatggcggctatccttctcagccgtcgggatatggcggcaatcctCTATCCGACGAGCCAGAGAGGCTGGAATTTCCTCCCGCCGATCATCGGCCGCGTCTGGATCGCGCACCCCGCAGCCCGCCCCAGCACCGCCGCACAGGGTCCCTGGTTCCCGCGAGGTCTTGATGGAGAACCTAGAtatgcagttgatgcaacaactgcaggaCGTCTACAGCAAATACGAGGCCGCAACCGACCCGTTCATCAAGGATATATACTTGAAACTCATAAGTCGGATCCAACGCCGTCTAGGCTTGGCTGATGAGGCTCCTGGGGCAGGGGAGGCCGGTGGCAGCGAGGGagacgaagaagaagaggaggattccgactccgccaccgattagacggtggcggcgtttttatttgtattttgttttaaatgttcgttgtataattttaccgtttccaatacaacgaatattcggtctcaattacctcattttctaattatttaaattccgaTGATTTTAACTATAATTGATTGAAACTAAAggacaaaattaaaatgaaaattggttataaaatttcagggctttggaagtgtccgcctataatGGAGGAAACCTTTTTTTTGGGCGCGGACAAAAAAACTgaggctgtggacaaaaaaggggTGGAGCTATTGGGGacgtccgccttatagtggacactctgaGTCACACTATATTGTGACATAAGTGGACCTAGTTATGTGACGTATGAGGTCAATTGTGAATATAGagtatatcataattttgtTTCACACTTGATTAATGAAATGTGGAACATATATGTCGTTTTAACACTTTTGAAGCTTGATAAATGTGTCGAAGTGTATGCCCGGCCATATTCCGTTATGTTTTGGTGCCACGTTACCACTGAACATGCAACACATGGATAGAAATGATGCATGTCTAAAACAAATTTCATAAGCTTTATGATAGAAACACATTAATATGATTATTAGTTACTCTTTTACTAATTCATCGGCCAACCCAACATGGGCTAGTATgaatttatagtagtagtattttaaaatgattttttatgattaaaatcacgtttttattaaaaactgactttaaaataataaaaggaagaagaatATAGTATTCCCTCgtttcctcatagttgaggcgaaaaTTTTCGGCacgaaatttaaagaaaatagatAAATGTAGAGAGGGgaaaaaatagagaataaagtaaaaagtaaataaagtaaaagagagtaaagtaagagaatactatatatgaaaatgactcaactataagggaacttttcgaaataaaaaatgactcaattataaaTGAATAGAAGCTTTAGAAGCCTTATATATGTAAAAATTATTAACTCAGGTACTTCTACTGTACGTATTCAGAATTTTAGTAAAGAGGGGTGAAAATAAGTGTACTACTGTATCAACTTGGAGCTTCAAAATTTGAACGATTATTTTTCTATCAATAAagatctttatattttttaattaaaacactTCATCGTATTAGTTTCTATTGTTACTATTTAGATGACTCTGCCTCTTGAAATTGACGTTCTTATATTTATGGATTAAGAAGATTTAAAAAGAATTGCATATTTAATTCAAGAGTATAATGGAGTGAATGACATACGACTAGTCCATTCTTAATAAAAATGGTCAAGGATCAATCTCTGCCTTATTGGGCCAACTGTCCGATCTTCCGAGGTGTCTACAAATCAACACAAGGAATAGTTACTAAATATACCGATGGTACCCTTATCaaataaccaaaaaaaatcTGCATATTCTAATACATCTGAATAAacatctttaatttttttatataaaaaaaaagacatgCATCTCGAATAAATGGATTGAGTGCAATGTAAAACAATTTATACAAATAGATTCAATATGTGCACCAGATATGATTATTCAAATTATGGCCCATAAAAGAGCCCATTGACTGAAAACAAGCCGACGAGGCCCAAATTCCTGAAGTCATATTTATATTCATGAAtcgcaaaattagggtttcagAACTTAGCTTATCATCTCGCTCCTCTCACATCCGCCGCTCTACTCTAGGTAAGCCGCCGCTTCTCTccatataaatttattatatatacgCATGATATATTCCGGAATTTATTTTTCTGAATTCGTTTTAGTTTTGGTGAGAGAAGTGATCATCAATGGCGAAATCGAAGAATCACACCGCGCACAACCAGTCGCACAAGGCTCACCGGAATGGAATCAAGAAGCCGAAGCGTCAGCGTAACAGCTCCACCAAAGGGGTAAGGATCCCGATCTCGTTGTCGTCGCCCTAATTTGATGGcgaatttgtttaattttttgtgtTGATGCAGATGGACCCGAAGTTCCTGAGGAACCAGAGGTATGCGAGGAAGCACAACAAGCAGGTCGGCGATGCTGCTTCTGAGGAGTAGATTTTTATTCACCGATTTCAGCTAAaatattatgttttgttttgagaTTCTTCAATGGTTTTTGTTTGGATTATGAGCTGaatttcaatttgtttttatttacgACTCTCTTGCTATGTGCTACTCATTCAGTTGCAAAACGGTTGTTACATGATTCGATAATTTCTAGTTTAATCTATCAAAGCAGGCCTGATTACTGGAATCTTAATGGTGATTGGTTTTCTACTGTCGATCTTGATCGTGTTGCAAATTTGTCCAATCTTTTGGGTGGAATTTGTAATCGTAGTTTTAATTGATGAATCAAATCCAGTAAAATCTGTTAAATTATGTTTCATTTCATTCGACTTTTTGTAGTTTCTCTAAACTTCATCTTTGATCATCATACATAAATTTACGTGCTCAAAATGGAATTGGCTTAGTGAGTGTTTGTAGCCTATGAAATGAACACCGAAACTCAATTAGGTAAAATTTTTTCATGAATAATTATGATTGTACGTTAATGGTCATTATATAAAATCTTGTGTATATTATTGTAAGTATAAAAGCAATCGTTAGTCGTTCACACATCTTGAAAAGATcataaaaaacaaaatggaTAACAAGTGCAAATGCTAAATGGTAGTAATAAAGACTGGCAAGACTGATGGATGATACACCCGATTTCAACAACATGCTCCTAATCGCTAATTTATATCCTTAATCACCCGTAAATCTTTGATAGTAACACTTAATTTCTAGCTCTTGTATTCCTATTATTTCGGTTAACTGTTTAGGTCTAGAAGATATTTATATGTAATTCTCACACTTGTGTATTCCATTTGGCTTATGAATTGCCATGAAGATTTAGCCAACAACCCTACAACTTTTTCCATTACAATTTGGTCATTTGGTGTGTAACTTAAaccttttttagaaaaaaaatggttGAAAGGAAAACGTTTTATCAATTGAGTTATGCTTCATTCGTCTGTAACTTAAAACTCGTATGTTCTCATTATTTGTATACTGCAATTCTTAATTATGATCAAACAATGTTCAATCTTCATTTGTAATACTTACGCCCacaaaagtaaaaaacaaaatcaatacGTTGCAttgtttgaagaaaatattatagaATTAATAAATTGAAACACGTAAATTACTCTATCGAGAGCCATGTTTTGttatttcggtccgtcccataataagaacCATGTTTTGTCATTTCATTTCGTCCTACAATAAGAatcctatttcacttttatcataaatggtaattaTGTCcaacattccaccaacttattctaTTCAGGccttcacattttattataaaacatattttccactaacttattcaactcacttttctttacatttcttaaaacttgtgccataaccaaataagactcttattgcgggactgagggagtatataaaattgaGATGTACAACAATTTTTTTAAGCAAATCGCAACATACAATATCTCGAAGTAGGGTGAAAGCTGGAGTTTCTGGTTCATAATTACAGTAAAATTtccaattttcatttaattgctttaataaaataaaacttaaattacgtttagagcatcagcaatggggcgccctaaggcgcgccctatatgttttactattatttagttaattaattttaatgttttcaaatatataatgcaaactaattaaaaaacacaacgagtaGCTAAAACCGGGgaagactgcattgattaacaaaagttacacgattcaagttggctaatctacgcaattcccaactcCCGGCGTAGCTCATCGATCAACTCCCGGCGGcgggtcggtttggagacggctccatgtcagacaaaccatacgattccgtactgaattcgggatcgtactgcgtgttggcgtcgaacagccgatattcgccgggttctgtacccggccaacgcgcatcaCCACTAAACACCAGattattgggacttgaatccatttcgtagtaatgaaaatgtgagtttcgagagtggaatcgtgaaatgaaatgttacaaatgaagccagggtagggggtatttatacaaatttttcgaatttagcatttaaaaaaaataaaaaaacgcgcGACATCGTCTGCggagcccacaatggtgcccgatggcgcggacgataggccatcgtccgagTTTCTTCCGCGCCCGAAGCTTAGGGCATGGGCgtagggcgtgccatcgggcgggcacccacaatggagccatcgggcgcgcccgaggacgatggcacgcaccgggcgtgccatcggggcaccccattgtgggtgctatTATAGGATCGGAGATTAATTTTAAAAGATAAGGTCACGGGTCCCGATTAGAAATACTAAAAAGAGGAGGGTGCTAACAATATTTTACCAAAGTGTAGGCCGCGGAGTGCAATAAATTAAGACACTTTAGAAACGAATTTGTCAAGGAAGGGTTTCAAATTGGCTACCTCTCTTCATAAATCAGAATAGTAAAAGGTATGAACTTGCTCTAGATTTCCCGTATCTGTTACTGTAATTGATTATTGATTCTGTTAGTTTCTTGTATAATCTTGTTTATGGGAGACGATGTAGGTTTTGTTCTGTTTGATTTGTTATAATTCCAGACATCCAATTCCGATACTGATACTGTTGCGTTTTTCGCGGAGGATAgatcttttgattttttttcttagaaTTGGGGAATTTATCCTGAGAGATATAGAGTTTAGCTACTGATGTGGTTTCGATTTTTATGAGTTGTAGGTTTTGTTTATcttgttcaatttcatttttaaattgtGTATTCCTTTTGGCACAATATTTGGGGAAATTGGTTAATGATGTTGGAAATTTGAAATGCTCGAGCTCCGATTGAAATGGTGGTGAAGGTTTTGGCTGTTTGGCAATGTCGAGCAATAAAGATGATGGTGCAGCGGAGAGAATCAAGGCAGCTGCTCTATCAGCTGCGAAGGGGCTGAGCCGTGCCCAGGCGGAGCGGGCTGCCACTGCGGCTGCACGGAATGTGAATGCATATGGGCAGAAGGAAGAGGGTCCGAGTAGATGGCAAGAGAGGAAAGAAGCCAAGAGGCAAATGTATTTGATGAGTACCGAGAAACAAGTGAGATTGGGTGAAAGGAAGGATCTCAAGAGCTCCACTTCATCGGTTGCTTCAGCTTCGCAATGCCAGAAGTGCTACCAGATGGGGCATTGGACGTATGAATGCAAGAACGAGAGGGTTTACATTTCAAGACCTTCACGCACGCAGCAGCTGAAGAACCCGAAGCTGAGAATGAAGGTCTCCATCTCTTACGACTTGGATAACCCGGATGTTCCCGTGGAGGATAAGGGTGAAAAGCGGGTGAAGAAGAGCAAAAGGAAGCATAAGTCTGATAAGGAGTCTGATAATGACAGTGAGGCCTCAGTTTTTGAATCTGACAGTGGTGCCTCTTCAGTGACGGGTTCGGATGAGTCTTCAGGGGACAGTGAGTCCAGTGATAGTTCCTCGACTGATTCTGAAGAGgagaggagggggaggaggaagagcaagaagaaaaagaagcagCAGAGGAAGAGAAGGCATCGGAGTTACAGCTCTTCATCGGAGTCCTCAGAATCTGATTCTGGTTCGGACTCTGAATCTGAGGATAGGTGTAGTCGAAGGAAGGGTAAGAGCAGGAGGCATGGCAAAAGGCACTGAGTGGTATAATCTCCTATATTATTATCCATCCTTATCCTTTTAACCCTTTAGTTTGTTTGTCTTGTTAATCTTGATGTAATAAACCCTTTAGATTTAAGTGTTTCATTCTGTTTGTTTTCAAGTGAAAGTTGTGGACTTTTCTCTACTGAGATGAAGTGAACTATTGTTTTGATACTCTCCTCTTCTTCTATTAGGAATTAGGCTTCTTTGCGTTGAGCCATGTTTGAGCTACTGCTTTTTTGTTGTTCATGTTGTTTCGTAATGGAGAAGGAGATCGATGTATGATTTGTTTGACAATTGAGAAGGCTCTCTATGTATGATGATATGAATATTTCCATGGAGGTCAGCTTAATGGCTATGTTACAGTTAGTTAACTGGTATTATGAATGTATGGAATCGCTCATCTTTATATATCGTGAGCTTCCTAATTGCTCATGTTTTTATGTTACTGGTACGGCTATCCAAACGGATACCGGGTCTTGACGATCCAGCCCGAATCCATCAGGCATTTGAGGCATGCTATTGAGCTAATCCTCACTCCACTTTTAACTGTGACATGCTATACCTCATGAAATTATGTATTGCATCCGATTTTAATCTGAGTATTGACACATAGATATGGTGCCTAACTGCCTATGCAAACTtataatcaaaatcaatttTTGTTATCTTGAACTGCAGATAAATCTGagtaaaataattttgtttgtttgatttgtttgttttaGTGTCTTTATGCCTTTGTGGTAAGACACTCGATGTCCACATCCAACAAAGCAACAAATAAAGATTGATGGAGTAGTTTTATCCAAGAACCAAAAAAGCCTTTTGTACAATGGCATAATAGGCAGAAAATAAAAGGCACATAGTTTCACTTTTATATAAAGCAGGACAAATTTCTCCGGTCATCACTCACTACACCTCAAATAATGGAGTCAACACCATCATCTCTCAACCACCGCCACctcctctttttcttcttcttcctcagcATCATCGCCGTCCTCCGCCTCTCCGCCGCCGCATCACCCTTCCCCACCAAATCAGGCTACTTGACAGTCAACTCCACAACCGGCTCAGCCATCTTCTACACATTCTATGAAGCCACCAACACCACCTCAAACCCCCAAACTCCAATAGTAATCTGGCTGCAAGGCGGGCCGGGCTGCTCATCGATGCTAGCCAACTTCTACGAGCTCGGGCCGTGGTTAGTGAAGCCAGACCTCTCACTCGGGCCTAATCCAGGCACTTGGAACAGAATCTTCGGGTTGCTGTTTCTTGATAATCCCATAGGCTCTGGCTTCAGTATTGCTGCATCACCTCAAGAAATCCCTCGAAACCAGTTAGGTGTGGCTGAGCATCTCTTTATAGCAATCAAGAAGTTCATTGCTTTGGATGCAAATTTCAAAAGCAGGCCAATTTACATAACTGGTGAGAGCTATGCTGGCAAATATGTGCCTGCAATTGGATACCACATTTTGAAGAAGGAAAGTGGAGTGAATTTGGCTGGTGTTGCTATTGGGAATGGCTTGACTCATCCTGAGGTGCAAGTGTCGACTCATGCTGTGAATGCATACAATCTGGGGTTGATAAATGACAAGCAGAAGGCTCTTTTGGAGGGGATTCAATCTAAGGCTGTTGGCTATGTGAGATAAGGGCGTTGGGGGGAAGCAACCGATGCAAGAACCAAAGTGCTCAACACACTACAAAACATGACTGGATTGGCCACGTTGTATGATTTCACAAGGCAGATTCCTTACCAGGATGACATTGTAGCTGAGTTCTTGAGCAATCCCGAGGCGAAGAGGGCTCTCGGGGCGAATGAGTCCACTGTGTTTGAGGTGTGCAGCGATGTCGTGGGGGAAGTTTTGAATGATGATGTGATGAGGAGTGTTAGGTATATGGTGGAGTTCTTGGTGAAGAAGACGAGGGTGTTGCTGTATCAGGGGCAGTGTGATTTGAGAGACGGTGTGGTTTCTACCGTGGCGTGGATGAAGGGGATGGAGTGGGAGGGGATTGGTGAGTTCTTGGATGCGGAGAGGGAGGTGTGGAGGGTGGATGGGAAGCTTGCTGGCTATGTGCAGAGATGGAAGAGGCTTAGCCATGTtgtggtgatgaatgctgggcACCTTGTGCCTACTGATCAGCCTATTAACTCTCAAGTTATGATTGAAGATTGGGTTTTGGAGAAGGGACTGTTTGCTGCTCTAGAAACTGAAACACAAGTCAAATAGTTTTGGGATGAGTTTCATTCAACATATGATGATTTTGCTGTCTGCTTTGTAACAGTATGTAGTTTTGATGTTATATCAGTCATGGGAAATAAGAAGGCAATGTTGGTTAACTTAAACACTTATTTATTCATTGCAAGATTGCTTTTTTTTACATGAAAAAGATTTCAAGAGGTATTGGATATTGGGGAAGGATCCTCTGCAGTGATGAAAATCACAGCACCCACATGCTGTGTGCCAAAGCGCAGATGTTTATGTATTAAACGGCAACAaacattttatatactattCTTTTAATTCATTAGATTCACTACTAAGTATTTAATTCCTCGCCGTCCATGCAAATTTATTCTTTAATTCATAGAtatacattttgattttacatgc is a window encoding:
- the LOC121772160 gene encoding zinc finger CCHC domain-containing protein 10-like, with translation MSSNKDDGAAERIKAAALSAAKGLSRAQAERAATAAARNVNAYGQKEEGPSRWQERKEAKRQMYLMSTEKQVRLGERKDLKSSTSSVASASQCQKCYQMGHWTYECKNERVYISRPSRTQQLKNPKLRMKVSISYDLDNPDVPVEDKGEKRVKKSKRKHKSDKESDNDSEASVFESDSGASSVTGSDESSGDSESSDSSSTDSEEERRGRRKSKKKKKQQRKRRHRSYSSSSESSESDSGSDSESEDRCSRRKGKSRRHGKRH